The Corynebacterium tuberculostearicum genome window below encodes:
- a CDS encoding sodium:solute symporter family protein translates to METAESVLRLDASWVDYFLVAIYFLFVLGIGWAAKARVSSSIDFFLSGRGLPAWVTGLAFVSANLGAVEIIGMSANGVEYGFQTMHYFWIGAIPAMVFLGIVMMPFYYGSKVRSVPEFMRKRFGNAAHLVNAISFAVAQLLIAGVNLYLLATIVEALLGWQMWVSLLVAGIIVLSYITLGGLSAAIYNEVLQFFVIIAALAPLTIIGLNRVGGWSGLKDAVAQESHFHTWPGTDISGFENPVWSVIGIVLGLGFVLSFGYWTTNFVEVQRAMASDSISAARKTPIIGAFPKMFVPFLVVIPGMVASVSVADLMEERAEPNDAILLLMRDLLPNGLLGVAIAGLLASFMAGMAANISAFNTVISYDIWQTYVVKDREDDYYLKFGRIATVIATAIAIFTALLAQNFGNIMDYLQTLFGFFNAPLFATFILGMFWKRMTPHAGWSGLVAGTGSAIAFWYVASFTDMINLPGQGTAFVAAGVAFVVDILVSIVVTLFTQPKPDSELVGFVSSVTPKDHFEDYTEKSLPWYQQTVPLGIICLVMAVALNVIFA, encoded by the coding sequence GACTGCCAGCCTGGGTGACCGGACTGGCCTTCGTCTCGGCCAACCTGGGTGCCGTGGAAATCATTGGTATGTCCGCCAATGGCGTGGAGTACGGCTTCCAAACCATGCACTACTTCTGGATCGGCGCCATCCCGGCCATGGTCTTTTTGGGCATTGTGATGATGCCGTTCTACTACGGCTCCAAGGTGCGCTCGGTGCCGGAGTTCATGCGCAAGCGCTTTGGCAACGCCGCGCACCTGGTCAATGCGATTTCTTTCGCCGTGGCCCAGCTGCTTATTGCCGGCGTGAACCTGTACTTGCTGGCCACCATCGTAGAGGCCCTGCTGGGCTGGCAGATGTGGGTATCGCTCCTCGTGGCCGGCATCATCGTGCTGTCCTATATCACCCTGGGCGGCCTTTCGGCCGCCATCTATAACGAGGTGCTGCAGTTCTTCGTCATCATCGCCGCACTCGCCCCGCTGACCATCATTGGTTTGAACCGCGTTGGTGGTTGGAGCGGGCTGAAGGACGCGGTGGCCCAGGAATCGCACTTCCACACTTGGCCGGGCACGGATATCTCCGGTTTTGAGAATCCCGTGTGGTCCGTCATCGGCATCGTGCTGGGCCTCGGCTTCGTGCTTTCCTTTGGTTACTGGACCACCAACTTCGTGGAAGTTCAGCGCGCCATGGCCTCCGATTCCATTTCCGCCGCCCGTAAGACGCCGATTATCGGCGCCTTCCCCAAGATGTTCGTGCCCTTCCTCGTGGTCATTCCAGGCATGGTTGCCTCCGTTTCCGTGGCCGACTTGATGGAGGAGCGCGCGGAGCCCAACGACGCCATCTTGCTGCTCATGCGCGACCTTTTGCCTAATGGCCTGCTGGGCGTGGCGATCGCCGGCCTGCTCGCTTCCTTCATGGCCGGCATGGCCGCGAATATCTCGGCCTTTAATACCGTCATCTCCTATGACATCTGGCAGACCTATGTGGTCAAGGACCGCGAGGATGACTACTACCTGAAGTTCGGCCGCATCGCCACGGTTATCGCCACCGCTATTGCCATCTTTACCGCACTGCTCGCGCAAAACTTTGGCAATATCATGGACTACCTGCAAACCCTGTTTGGCTTCTTCAATGCGCCGCTGTTTGCCACCTTCATTCTGGGCATGTTCTGGAAGCGCATGACCCCGCACGCCGGTTGGTCCGGACTCGTAGCCGGTACCGGTTCTGCTATCGCTTTCTGGTACGTCGCATCCTTCACGGACATGATCAACCTGCCCGGCCAAGGCACGGCCTTTGTGGCGGCTGGTGTGGCCTTCGTGGTGGATATCTTGGTCTCCATCGTGGTCACCCTGTTCACCCAGCCCAAGCCGGATAGCGAGCTGGTTGGCTTCGTCTCTTCCGTGACCCCCAAGGACCACTTTGAGGACTACACCGAAAAGTCCTTGCCGTGGTACCAGCAGACCGTCCCGCTGGGCATCATTTGCCTGGTGATGGCCGTAGCCCTCAACGTCATCTTCGCCTAA
- the galT gene encoding galactose-1-phosphate uridylyltransferase, with translation MVEITSATLADGREILYFDDQPHPDRVLVDARDIPTVAPASEMRRDPLTGDWVAFAAHRMNRTFLPPANENPLAPTREGQLPTEIPSPSYDVVVFENRFPSFATTADIEHPEDDNLLGMVPRLPARARCEVVCFTEDPALSFKDLPESRIRTVIEAWAHRTAALSQIDGVEQVFPFENRGEEIGVTLQHPHGQIYSYPFLSPRLRSIVDSARAYDGDLFQDLLDRERAAGTRIIAETEHFTVFVPAAAKWPLEAMVMPNEEVPDFAALSGAQRADLAPLLKKLYSAVDRFFDGVDKTPYIAGWTQAPVDPDLRPGIRMHLQLFSLMRSPGRMKYLAGSESSQAVWINDTTPERIAARFKEIWDA, from the coding sequence ATGGTTGAGATTACCTCCGCCACGCTTGCCGACGGCCGCGAGATCCTCTACTTCGACGACCAGCCCCATCCCGACCGCGTGCTTGTCGACGCCCGCGATATCCCCACCGTCGCCCCCGCTTCCGAAATGCGCCGGGATCCCCTAACGGGGGATTGGGTGGCCTTTGCCGCCCACCGCATGAACCGCACCTTCTTGCCACCGGCCAACGAGAACCCGCTGGCGCCTACGCGCGAAGGCCAGCTGCCCACGGAGATCCCCAGCCCCAGCTATGACGTGGTGGTCTTTGAAAACCGCTTCCCGTCCTTTGCCACCACCGCGGACATCGAGCATCCGGAGGACGATAACCTGCTTGGCATGGTGCCGCGCCTTCCTGCCCGCGCCCGCTGCGAGGTGGTCTGCTTTACCGAGGACCCAGCCCTATCCTTCAAGGACCTGCCGGAATCGCGCATCCGCACCGTCATCGAGGCCTGGGCTCACCGCACCGCCGCACTATCCCAGATCGACGGCGTGGAGCAGGTATTCCCCTTTGAAAACCGCGGCGAAGAAATAGGCGTGACCCTCCAGCACCCGCACGGCCAGATCTACTCCTATCCATTCCTCTCGCCCCGCCTGCGGTCCATTGTGGATTCCGCCCGCGCCTATGACGGCGACCTCTTCCAGGATCTCCTCGATCGTGAGCGCGCCGCCGGTACCCGCATCATTGCTGAGACCGAGCACTTCACCGTCTTTGTTCCCGCCGCCGCCAAATGGCCGCTGGAAGCCATGGTCATGCCCAATGAGGAGGTTCCCGATTTCGCCGCGCTTTCCGGCGCCCAACGTGCCGACCTCGCGCCCCTCCTCAAGAAGCTGTACTCCGCCGTGGACCGCTTCTTCGATGGCGTGGACAAGACCCCGTATATCGCCGGCTGGACCCAGGCGCCGGTGGATCCGGACCTGCGCCCCGGCATCCGCATGCACCTGCAGCTCTTTTCGCTCATGCGATCGCCCGGCCGCATGAAGTACCTTGCCGGTTCCGAGTCCTCGCAGGCCGTGTGGATCAATGACACCACCCCGGAGCGCATCGCCGCCCGCTTCAAGGAGATCTGGGATGCTTAA
- the galK gene encoding galactokinase, with the protein MLNWIDTRSDDELAAAARDLFAASFPDAPEPAGVWAAPGRVNLIGEHIDYAGGASIPFALEQNTAVAVAPRTDGLLRIASEYDGSVAQASLPLSEVRPGHPSDWSGYVAGTVWAATAADVLTCTGLDIAIVSDVPVGSGLSSSAALECSVAVAAYELCHGNAPDDAARAQLAQACIRAENEVVGASTGGLDQNASLFGQRGKALFLDFATGAVERVPFNIEAQDMVLLIADTNAPHTLSDGQYASRRGIIDAVQTAAGRSIREIPDAVAFAATVNPQEAELYRRRVRHVAEETERTLAAATALTSSDLAEFRRLMRESHLSLRDLYEVTTPELDSAFTAAGELGARMTGGGFGGAVIALIPRSAVESTAQAIYDAAASRGFPEPTFLVARPGDGARRLA; encoded by the coding sequence ATGCTTAACTGGATTGACACCCGCAGCGATGACGAGCTTGCCGCCGCAGCCCGCGACCTCTTCGCCGCTTCCTTTCCGGACGCGCCCGAGCCCGCCGGCGTGTGGGCCGCTCCCGGCCGCGTCAACCTCATCGGCGAGCACATCGATTACGCCGGCGGCGCCTCCATTCCCTTTGCGCTGGAACAAAACACCGCCGTCGCCGTCGCACCCCGCACCGATGGCCTTCTCCGGATAGCCTCCGAATACGACGGCAGCGTTGCCCAGGCCAGCCTCCCACTCTCCGAAGTCCGCCCTGGCCACCCTTCCGACTGGTCCGGCTACGTTGCCGGCACCGTCTGGGCCGCCACTGCCGCGGACGTTCTGACCTGCACCGGCCTCGATATTGCCATCGTCTCCGATGTCCCCGTCGGCTCTGGCCTGTCCAGTTCCGCCGCCCTCGAATGCTCCGTGGCCGTGGCCGCCTACGAGCTCTGCCACGGCAACGCTCCTGATGACGCCGCCCGCGCGCAGCTGGCCCAGGCTTGCATCCGCGCCGAAAACGAGGTGGTTGGCGCCTCTACCGGCGGCTTGGATCAAAATGCGAGCCTCTTCGGTCAGCGTGGAAAGGCCCTCTTCCTGGATTTTGCCACCGGCGCCGTCGAGCGCGTGCCGTTCAATATCGAAGCCCAGGACATGGTGCTGCTCATCGCGGACACCAATGCGCCGCATACGCTTTCCGACGGCCAATATGCCTCCCGCCGCGGCATCATCGACGCCGTTCAGACTGCCGCCGGCCGCTCCATCCGCGAAATCCCGGATGCCGTCGCCTTCGCCGCAACCGTCAACCCCCAGGAGGCTGAACTCTACCGCCGCCGCGTGCGCCACGTGGCGGAAGAGACTGAGCGCACCTTAGCCGCCGCTACCGCGCTCACCTCATCCGACCTGGCAGAGTTCCGCCGCCTCATGCGCGAAAGCCACCTTTCCCTGCGCGACCTGTATGAAGTCACCACTCCGGAACTCGACTCCGCTTTCACCGCGGCTGGCGAACTCGGTGCCCGCATGACTGGCGGCGGCTTCGGCGGCGCCGTCATCGCGCTCATCCCGCGCTCCGCCGTGGAGTCCACCGCCCAGGCCATTTACGACGCTGCAGCATCCCGCGGCTTCCCAGAGCCCACCTTCTTGGTGGCCCGCCCGGGAGACGGCGCCCGCCGCTTGGCTTAA